One genomic region from Esox lucius isolate fEsoLuc1 chromosome 24, fEsoLuc1.pri, whole genome shotgun sequence encodes:
- the LOC117593855 gene encoding complement C1q and tumor necrosis factor-related protein 9-like yields MNIGNAYNSASGVFSAPVRGVYYFSFSSFGFNGRNVCVSLFKNSARMLSACDHHSAADSSDSAGNGGTLHLEQEAQVYMTLHARSHIFADDQNRSTFRGFLLFRT; encoded by the exons ATGAACATTGGCAATGCCTACAATTCTGCCTCAG GTGTCTTCAGCGCACCAGTGAGAGGAGTCTACTACTTCAGCTTCTCGTCATTTGGGTTCAATGGGCGCAACGTCTGCGTAAGTCTGTTCAAGAATAGTGCGCGGATGTTGTCTGCATGTGATCATCATTCAGCGGCCGACAGCTCTGACAGTGCAGGCAATGGAGGGACACTGCATTTAGAACAAGAGGCTCAAGTGTACATGACCCTGCATGCACGTTCTCACATATTTGCGGACGACCAAAACCGCAGCACATTTAGAGGGTTCCTGCTTTTTAGGACATGA